In Kryptolebias marmoratus isolate JLee-2015 linkage group LG4, ASM164957v2, whole genome shotgun sequence, the following proteins share a genomic window:
- the LOC108231255 gene encoding myosin heavy chain, fast skeletal muscle, with protein sequence MPDPEMECFGPAAIYLRKPEKERIEAQNTPFDAKTAYFVTEPAEMYVKGKLIKKEGGKATVETLTGKSLTVKEDEIFPMNPPKFDKIEDMAMMTHLNEPTVLYNLKERYAAWMIYVSLCSSKHL encoded by the exons ATGCCCGACCCAGAAATGGAGTGTTTTGGCCCGGCGGCCATATACCTCCGGAAGCCAGAAAAGGAGCGAATTGAGGCTCAGAACACCCCCTTTGATGCTAAAACAGCATATTTTGTGACTGAGCCAGCAGAGATGTACGTCAAGGGGAAACTTATAAAGAAAGAGGGAGGCAAAGCCACCGTGGAAACTCTCACCGGGAAG AGTCTCACTGTGAAAGAAGATGAAATCTTCCCCATGAATCCCCCAAAGTTCGATAAGATTGAGGACATGGCCATGATGACCCACCTCAACGAGCCTACTGTGCTGTATAACCTCAAAGAGCGTTACGCAGCATGGATGATCTACGTAAGTTTGTGTTCATCTAAACATCTGTAG